The segment tgaatggcgcccaggtggAGAACCATGGTGCTGGGGTAAACAAGCTCGACGtgcgaaaacgaaaaagaggtgccaaccccaacgatagacgaagttaaggaggccatcatgcatcTAAAGTACCAGGAATCGGCTGAGAAAGATGACGTTGGAGcgaagcttattaaaatgggaccagaaaaactGGCTACTTATCTACACTGGCCAATTGTTAGGATTTGAGAGACAGAACAGCAACCGGAAGCGCGGAAAAATAGGGTTATCTGCCCAATCTACAAGATGGGCGACAAGTTGGGCTTTGAGAACTATTGAGTGATCCCAAATAATTTTCTATcatcaattgcgaacagatttgtgggaatttattGAACCGACTTCGTTGAAGGACGGCCAACAACGGATCTAATTTTTACATTGcggtagatcctccaaaagggccgtgattacagagtttcatacaccatttgttcgttggcttcaaagccgcatatgatatcatcgaccggaaagagctcatcaaactgattcaatctaatGTGGAtgatacacagtgctgtgttcggatttcgggtatattgtcgagttcattcgaatcacataaAGAGCTTTGTCAAAATGAGAGTCTCTTATGCCTGTTGTTCAAcacagcgctacaaggtgttatgaccCGAGTGGATAATAACACGAGGGGCGCGATCTTCCACAAATCCTATCAATTCGACTGCTTTGCCGacgacatggatattatcggcagaacatctgtggctgtGACCGAACAGTACACcaaactaaagcgcgaagcagaaaagattgggttaaaagtaaatacctctaaaacaaagtacttgCTGGACGACGGATCCAAGGCTAACAGacgtcgcttgggcagtagtggAACGATCGACAGCGATGAGTTtcaggtagtcgacgaatttgtctacctttgCTTAATGGTAACggtggacaatgataccagctgtgagattcggaggcgtattaccaGCGGACGTCGGACCTAgcggactccacaaacaattgcggtcgaacaatctgagcccccgtacaaggtgcacactgtacaaaacaaCGTTAGACCAGTTGTCCTCTACGGaaacgaaacgtggacactgttagaagaggacctacgagcactcggagttttcgaacgtcgGCGGCGTACAGAAGAACGGACTATGGAGGCGGATGataaaccatgaactcgcacagctctatggcgaacccagtattcaaaaggtggctaaagctagatagatacgatgggcagggcatgctacaagaataccggacaactaccctgcaaagatacGTGTTCGTCTcaaattcggtaggaacaagacgaccaggagcgtagcgagcaagatggttagaccaggtgaagcgagatctggcggagagtactcggtgtccgaggaattggagagcggtagcccacaaccgagttaactggagaaaccttATTCAACCTtattaggacggcaagccacttaagaAAGTAAATAAGATCTCAAACCATGCGCTTTCATCGGGACCAGATATTCTATTTGTATGAtgcagtttttattttcaattcaaactttcaccagtaaaagcaaaaaatcttgaaTTTCCCATCCTCGAAacaaattaaaagtaaaagttaCTCACCCAGTAAACGTAACGCGTCAGCACGTCGTACTCCACAGCCCGGATGTTCTTCCCCGTCACCGGTAGCGGAACATCCGGTGAGTCCGTAGTGTTCGGCATAAATCTCCCAAACGAGTTTCGCTGACTAAAGATGATGTAGTTCTTCGGTGGACTGCAGGAAACTCGATTAGCATTCAGCGTGTAGTGAGTCGGACAAGCACAGGTCATTTTGCGTTGACCCAATGCCAGGCAGAGATGCGTGCAGCCTCCGTTGTTGGTTCGGCACTGGTTCGAACCGGACTGTCGATTCGGATGAAACGCCAACAGTGAATTGGTGTACTTAAGGTTCGCATGAACGATGGTTCGGTTTTCCCCGGAAGTTTTGTTCGCCCGCTCGATTTCCCCAGTGTTCCAATCACTCCAGTAGACGAAGTCCTTGTACAGGGTTACAGCGTGCGGAACGAATGGATTGTCGGTGTCGGCTTTCACCAGCACTTTTCGCCGGTTGCCGTCCCATTCGGCGCTTTCGATCGCCGTTGGCGAGCTTTGGCTTGCCCAGTACAGGCGACGGGTGTCCGGATCCAGAGTCAATCCGATTGCTAAGTTTGCTGCAGAAATTATGGTTTTCAGTTCACTGCCGTCCATGACGGCTCTACGGATGGAGTCGGAAGGCCATTCTGCCCAGTACATCAGTCCTCGGCGAGGTTCCAGAATTAAGTTTCTCGGTTCTTCGATCCCCTTCCAGATCAGGATTCTTCGACTGCTTCCATCCAGCCGAGCCACTTCGATTCTACGTGCTTCCGCATCGGTCCAGTAGATGTTGTGCGCCAACCAATCGACGGCGATTCCTTCCGGTTGAATTAATCCGGATTCTACGATCTTTTCCACATTAGAACCGTTGATGTAAGCTCGCGATATATGTTTCTGCTTTTGACTTGCCCAGTAAATACGGCGATCGGCAATGTCTACGTCCAGATAGTGTGCGTCGATTACACTTCGAAACGGAGCATAATCCGTGTGATTGTGACTATCAATTGAGATCCTTCCAATGCTCCCAGTATCGTGTCtcgaaaacaacagaaaagccGATGGGATGAAGCACGTTCGATTGTCACGATCAAGCTCGTAGTCGATCTGACACCGACAAACGTAATCCTTTGGTCGATTTAAACAAAGCTGCGAACATCCACCGTTCCTCGTCACGCAAGGATTCGTACCTTTAACGTCGTGTAGTTTCGAAACTTTAAGACCCATCAAATCAGGAAAGGCCTCAACAATCACTGTACGATCGTTTCCATTCAACTTATTAGCTCGATCGATAGATCTACGTTGCCAATCCGTCCAGTACAGATAGTCCCCTAACAGACTCAAACCAAATGCGTGCGGTAGATTCTCGGATAGTATTACGTTCCTTCCGGAACCATCCATATTAGCAACCTCGATTCGATCCAATTTGGCATCACACCAGTAAATCTTTCGAACTTCAACATCTAACGCAATCCCATTAGGCCATCCCAAATTCTGCTGAACGATCAGCACCCTCTCAGTGCCATCCAGGGATGCTCGTTCAATCTTCGGATCTTTCTCACTCCAATCGCTCCAAAACATCCACCCGAGCGTCGGAGCTAACGCGATCGCACGCGGTTCTTCGAGGTTCTCGTAGATCAACACTCGTCGAAAGGCACCATCCAGCCGACAAACCTGTATCCGATCGGTACCCGTATCGGTCCAGTACAGGTTGCGTGCCAACCAATCGACAGCCAGCCCGTCCGGGCTTTGGATCTCAGTGTTCACCACCTCCACCATTCCGGTTCCATCCGGGCGAACTTTCTTGATTGCGTTCGACCCTTCGTCTGACCAATAGATGTAGTTATCCACTGGATCGTAATCGATTGCAATTGCGTAACGGACCTTCCCAAGCTGCAACTGAATGCTGGTGTAATCCGGAGAATCTAGCGATATTCGACTGACCTGCGTACGCTGAACGACGAACAGCATATCCTGTGGTCCATCAGCGCATTGAGTCTTCGATAGAAGCTTTACTCCCGTAGGGCAGGCACAACTGTAACCTGCCATGTTGGTTGATAGCAAACAAAGATGGGAACAGTTACCATTGTTCCGTCGACAGGGATTATCTGCTGCTGGTTGAAGCCGCGCATCCCAGGCGTGAACCGTAATCGGCACCACCGGACTATCCAGGATCGCTTCATGTCGCCCACCGGCGATATTGTAGTAGTGAAGCGTCCCATCCTGCCAATCCGTCCAGAAGAGATAATTCGGAGCAAACGTCAAACTGTACGGATAGTCCAGATTATTAACCAACGTTCGTCGATTGCTTCCATCCAAATTCATCACGTCCAGAAAGTGCAGATTACCATCCACCCAGTAGATCAATTCGTTCTCCAGATCGACCGCCAGCCCGTTGGGCCAAAATATCCGGTCGTGCACGAGGACAACCCGCGACTGCGGGTCCCCATCCATGCTGGCCCGTTCGATCTTCGGACTTTCGCCCCAATCGGTCCAGATCATCACCCGTCTGGCAGGTACTAGAGCTATGGCACGTGGCTGATCCAGATCGCTCCAGATCAGCACCTTCTGGAACTTACCGTTCAGTGTGGCGACTTCGATACGATTCGTTTCACCGTCGGTCCAGTACAACTTGTCGGTATACCAGTCTATCGCTAGGCCTTCGGGTTTGTCCAACCCGTTGGATATCACAGCAGTTTTGTTGACGGCCTGCAGTGGTGCACCACTGGAAGCGGCCGCCGGTCCTGGGCGCAGCTGAGCGCACTGGATCGTCTCCGAATTGTGCTCGGTGAAGCACACCAAACCCCGCTCGTAGTAGAAATCCATCGCCGACGCCTCGTTCAGATCCTTGACCAGAATCTCCACCGAGCAGGTGGTGTTCTGCTGGATGGTCACATTCGCCAGCCGAATGTCGATGTACGTCGTGTAGAGCAGCTGGTTGGTGAAGCTACCGCCGCTGGCCGCGCCTGCAAGGagggagaaaaaaaacggaaatctGATAAGATCTTGTTCGTGTAATTAGTCGTCTAGTTTTTTTGCTCTACTGAATTGCAACTGACAAGAGGGAGAATAAAATAGAGGATTTTTCGCGGAGGGATTTTAGATACTTTAAACAAATAATCACGTCGACATCGTCGACGACAAATAGCCGATGGGAAAAGAGTAGATTACCGCAGAGGAACAAAACGGGTTGCCTATTTGCTCTGACTGATTAATAGCACGACACGGAGGGGTGAACCCACTTGAAGGAAGGTTGTATGTCCTTTTATGGGCGTAGCGTAGCGCAGCGCAGCTGCCCGAAAGCACGTAGGGACATGCATAATGTTTTGAGGTAGGCACGAATTACACCAGTTTGTCAACCGTGCCGGTGCGTGAGAGACGCGTGTTGCTAGCGtgtaattgaaattttaaaacctttttcacaGCCAGTGGAGCGCAACGGTCGGGCACGTTTCGTTGTAACAACGCAATCGAATGAATGCAAGGAGGATTGagcttttttggaaaaaagatTTGATAGGAAATAATCGTTTGTTATCTCAATCAAATATTGGAACAGATATAAATCGTTAAATTTATGTTTTGTTTAAGAGTTGTACAGGCAAATCTACAGCTACTTCTTTGACAAAATTGTTTTTCCacaaaattgtttcataataaaaaaacaaattacGTGAATCTACAACGATTCAAGTAATAGAACTCATTGGTCAAACAAGTAACAGCAAAGTGCAGTGtcatttgtcatattttcagttgataaatttgtttgttttaaaaaaagtttttatatGAGCTAATCCTAATGTACTTCTAGctattcgaatatttatagtTAAAAACTCTTTTATAAAGCTGTAAATCCGATAGATGACTCTTGATTCAATGCATATTACCTAGTATCAGAgtaataattttgtttaaaaatttgcATCTAAAGTTCATTtgaggaaaattgaaaaaaggctgaaatttgacttaaaaaacTTAtggattaattgttttatttctaaaaagTTGAATCAAGTTCCCCTTCTAGCCTTTTTCTTTAGTTTACCCTTAACAATTCAACCACCAGTACGTATGCCTCAAACGGCCTTACTTCCGGGCCCGGACTTCACTACTTGTGGAACCGCAgtaatgccattgcacagtgatccaaaagggcgaaaaacggaacttttgtcctagtgtcttttgctttcattttaacatttatggtcttcagcacttttgttcgtatggaTATCcttcttaatctaaaactgtcaaaagttaatcATTGCTTATTATAttgaaatatagacatagtttcttcgacaaagctgtaaatattgtaaaaacaagcaactttgctgaaaaaataaaatttctatctttatcgagtgctgaactatacggcatattctttgaaatttctttaaaaattagtttttcaaacttagcttttgttagttgcattttacaaggatacaatgttctaagcaattatcgaagctcgcaaaacacacgtttttgcagaagaccgctaATCTttgggacttttactttctaagttatcatatattcaagctttaaatttccattgcttctcgagcctatggggtagaatggggcaagtggatttatgaaatcagtgcttcatcttaaaacTGAAGTCGAgtgctataaacttgtatgggtttcgcttgtccccaaccatccaaatgagagtacggcaagcatacgttttatgtgtttcgcgttcgctaaaggctcgatagaCGTctattttttgtgttcgtacaTAGACACATGTGtgcttcggcaaagttatggaaaatataaaagcaaacaactttgttaaagaaatggcatttctatctctatcgagtgcagaggtatagagcattttccttggaaattcttttttACAttcttagcttatgttggttgcattttacaggaatatatggttctaggcgattactgaagaactcaaaatacacgtttttgcaggagATTGCAactctctaggacctttccaaagttatcgcttttggctcgtgaagttaaggaaaaataaagcttgaatAAGCAATAACTTGTTAAGGAAAggccctagagatttgcaaccttctgcaaaaacatgtgtttttagtctttcaataatcgcctagaactataaactcttgtaaaatgcaaccaacatacaccaaatatgaaaaacttatttttaaagaatttacaAAGAAAATGCtgtatagctctgcactcgatagagatagaaatgttatttcttcagcaaaattgaagaaaccatgtgtctatctacgaacacaaaaaatggactcaataaagatagaaattttatttcttcagcaaagttgcttatttttataatatttacaactttgccgaagaaactatgtctatatttcctaacacaaaaaacttatttttttattgtcattATAATAGCAATGACTGACTTTTCACAGTTTTAGattattcatacgaacaaaagtgctgaaaaccgtaaagttccacttttcgcccttttggactacagTGGCATTGTGATTGTACCATTGTTTGATCGACATTGACAGGTGACACTTGCTACGTCAGGCCATAAAAGTTAATCAACCTCATGCTGCTCCAGAAAAGGCAGCAATCTCCTTTGAAggtattccgtttgataaatttcctggTTCATGTTTACAGGAGTTACAAAAGCACCGCTGCAGTCACTGCTTGCCAAAGGAAAAACagctttttttgtattttttcaattttacggGAAATTTTGTCCGCTTGCACGAAGTATAAAATTCTTATGCTGAAATTTGTCCGAAAACGGTCTTGCAAGTACGTTttatcatccataacgatgcaCTCGTCTTTCCGCAGCAAATTCTCGTCGAACTGTTTCGGTACCAACTTACCCTCTTCATTTCGTTCTGGACACAAAATCTCTCGACGATAGCCTCGGTTTCACCACTTTCATATAAGTTTCAAGATCAACTACCTTTACTTTTCTGTCCCTTCCGGGTTCCCAGTCGATAGTCATACGGGCTCCGAGCCGTATCAGAACAACACACATCGTCGATTTTGGATAATTTAATAGCGCAGCTAGTTAAATTACCAGCGGCTAGTCCGGGATTTTCATTTTGATTTACTTAAAAAAATAATCTGAAAGTTCCACagaacttgaatttgaattacTGAGAAACATAGATATATTAAGActactattttttttataaattggcCTATTGAAGACAATGAATTAAAGACGATGACAATCATCGGTGCAGTGAATCGTCgaagtaaattttaaaatcatcaacatATTAGCAGTCTGAACTGAACCCATCAAGGCTTAGAATCTGTGCCTGTCAAGAGCATAGGCAGCGTCATTAGCCCTTTAGTCtgcagacggccttcgcttttggagcttcagagccacgtgtaaatttttttttgaatttgacAATATTAAAAATGTGTTCGGAACAGATTTCTTGgcgttttgatattaatatcacaacattctgataATGCGTTCACAAgttatctttcaaaaacaaacattcaggaaaatccttcagaaatgtcgaaagTATTTTCGTGgctttcaaggcagcatacgctacagttgagcgcgaacggctatggcagataatgcacgaaaacgaTTTACCGGACAAcctgacgcggttgatcaaaaCGAGCCTGGAGTGGATGACGTGCTACGTGCCTGCTtagggggcactctcgagtcctttcgaatggCGCAGAtggttgcggcaagggaatgGACTATCCTCGATATTATTTAACATCACCATTGGAGGCGTGATCCGTCTACCGGGTATCGACATGAGACGAAAAATATTTggtaaaagtagccaactcctagccttcgcagacgaccttgacatcattactagaaattttcgaacggcggaggcaatctacgccagactaaaaacggaacctaggagaattgggttacAAAATcattgcgtccaaaaccaaatttatggtaggaagaggctccagaggagATTCAACATCAACACCGcaatcaagctggaagtcgagcctactttttccttcgCAAGATGTTTCGATCAAggaacatacgccgccgcacaaagctgatgatatATACGCTAATCTgaccggtggtactctacggacttgagaatGTAATTTTGCTACTGAAAACATACGTGCGCTTGTGTATTTGAACGGAAGAGAGTGACGGAGGTATACGAACCATAAGCTGCAGGCATTACTTGAAGTcgggagactacggtgagccgaccacgtcgcaagaatgccaaACGACTGCGCACTGGAAtttgttctcttcaaaaaccccaccagcaccaggaatagaaagTCCCAAAAGTGGTCCcaaattactgccttgtggtaaaGCCACAATCTATTCGTTAATGAAGACGATATCTTTGACCCAAGTTTCACTTGCAATATCCTGTCGCACATATACGAGCGTAACCTTGGGACAAACTGTTGCGAAACACGTGTTATTTTGTCAAGCAGTATGCGATGAAAGGCAGCTTTCAATTCAGTTAATTGTCTACGTACACCATTCGtgctgattttttattttcaattctgCATATACTTTTTTTTTGGTGCACTAAGCGTTAAATTTCAGCTTACGGAGTCTAGAAAATCACTAGTTTCTGAAAagatttaaaagaaaaaaagaaaaaaacaggtGAAACTGTACATCCAGCGTGGTTTATTCTAATCATTTCTAAAAGTTGATCGATTTCAAACTTCGACCatcattttcaatattttcttttttacatCATTGGCATTTCTATCCCATCAACCTCCACTAATTAGCCGAATAATCAGTAAACCGATAAAGATTCGGTTTGAAGATGAACATGAGAAGTACGACTTGAAACTCGGtatttactttaaaaattgTACGAACGAATTTTATCAAGCCGCGAAAAGTGTCCTGCAATTCAAATGGTATAACAAGATTTTAGACAATGTTACCAGATAAACTCAGATGTTGCTACAATTGAGCATTGGATGACAACGAAGACAAACTATGACATGTTTGAGTGTCTGGTCTGGAGCTTGCGTCCAGGTTCAATTGTGTTTTATACCGTTGCGTTGTTGGGTCAAAGTAAAAATACTGGACCTGGGGTTTTTTGCTCTGGAATCAATAAAGCTATACCAATGCAATGGGTCACAGCCCAACagtatttcaagcagaaatttAAGCCATTATTGAATGTGCGAATATCTGTTTAAATAGGAACAGGCTTTACATATTTGCAAAGATCTGCACATTTGAAAATGACCAAGCAGTTCTCAATGCGCTTAAAGCTTTTATATGTAaaataccctactagcacggttgttacaaagttgttgtggtaaccgtaatatgactaatttcagtcgtaatccggttgcctcaactaaatgaatctaaaatgtgctacttgggcagtAAATCGAAGCTAGAGTGGCAATGCATTCTTTCTCTTAGGGAATTGACCAGTAGGAATGAAGTAACTTTATACTGGCGTTTTGTAGAGTCCTGTAGTGTGCTCTAGGGACCGAAATAAGAACATGGGAAACGTCcaaacacgcgcaagttttatgataaggtgaaccaaactcggaagatCTACACACCGaaatctgacatgtgtagggacgagggagggaatctaatcacaaacgagcgcgaggtggtcgacagatggaagcagttcttcgatgaacacctcaatggcgaagtcgcagaaggaggcggaacggaaattaacttgTCCGTAATGTAATTAGTAATGTCATAGCACCAGATCTCCAAGAAgtgaaacgagaaatcgggctgctgaagaccaataaagccgctggaaaGGACCGCCTATCGGCAGagctttcccaagtaacaatttgggttttattacactcttactggaccaaaactggtcatgaaaaccgtcataagagtacaataaaactcacattgttacttgggttataaacatggcggagaaatgctagcaaaggctctacattggtttatttcgaggatttaAGAGGAgcaaaagctaccggaggaatggatggaagcagTGGttcgtcccatctacaaaaagggtgatcggctagactgctgcaactatcgtggtattacgctagtaaacgccgcctacaaggtactctcccagatcctgttacgccggctgtcaccgatagcacaaggtttcgtaggaaattatcaggcgggtttcatgggggctcgcgcaactacggaccaaatttttactatccgacagatcttgcagaaatatcgggagtacaacgcgcctacgcatcacatctttattgatttcaaagcagcatacgatacagtcgatcgagacaaactatggcagataatgcacgaaaacggttttccggacaaactgacgcgactgatcagagctacattggatcgagtgatgtatttcgtacgtatctctgggacactctcgagtcccttcgagacgcggcgagggttgagacaaggtgacggtttattctgcatgctgttcaacatcgctctcgagggggtgatccgacgaatgggcatcgaaacgagaggctcgATTTTTCCAAGGACAGATGAATTGAAATTCGAATTATTTAGTCATAAATGAGGCACTATGTGCGTAGAAAGGTCGGCGAAAGTCGTATTGAGCAATGTGTAGCGCGTCTAGTTAAACATAGTGATGGCTCTATCATGATCTGGAGTGGTTTTAGCTTCGAAGCAGTCGGAGGTCTGATAAAAAGCTATGGAAAAATGGACCAAAAGTGCTATCATCTCTTGCTTTAGCGTCACATCAACCCCTCTGAACTTCGTTTGCACGACAATGAATTCATTTTCCAACAGTATAACAACCCCAAACACACGTCCAAACTGTGCAAAAGCTATGTTTTAAACATTTGCATAGTAgtgtactgcccataaatgcataacagtcccatctgacttttcaccacttttgagataaacctgggaatcatctttaaattaactgttctttcaatatttcaaacaaaaaagttatgtttgttcccaagatgttgaaaaaatatcaaactatgtcagtcccatattacaaataaacgcataacagtcacagtagtaaaaatatatcaataagcatctgtttttgggaaatgcctggaccgattcgccggtagcaactaccaaacggaagattttatggcctagaagaacactattgaggagaatttggatcggatgtacgatttCGAAGTTACAgcgggaacaagttccggaatatatgggactt is part of the Sabethes cyaneus chromosome 2, idSabCyanKW18_F2, whole genome shotgun sequence genome and harbors:
- the LOC128738566 gene encoding low-density lipoprotein receptor-related protein 6, giving the protein MAYGPNISRPSRQSFVLGLPYGYGRSTGIGRWLLIVILLLTGLLTRNALGAASGGSFTNQLLYTTYIDIRLANVTIQQNTTCSVEILVKDLNEASAMDFYYERGLVCFTEHNSETIQCAQLRPGPAAASSGAPLQAVNKTAVISNGLDKPEGLAIDWYTDKLYWTDGETNRIEVATLNGKFQKVLIWSDLDQPRAIALVPARRVMIWTDWGESPKIERASMDGDPQSRVVLVHDRIFWPNGLAVDLENELIYWVDGNLHFLDVMNLDGSNRRTLVNNLDYPYSLTFAPNYLFWTDWQDGTLHYYNIAGGRHEAILDSPVVPITVHAWDARLQPAADNPCRRNNGNCSHLCLLSTNMAGYSCACPTGVKLLSKTQCADGPQDMLFVVQRTQVSRISLDSPDYTSIQLQLGKVRYAIAIDYDPVDNYIYWSDEGSNAIKKVRPDGTGMVEVVNTEIQSPDGLAVDWLARNLYWTDTGTDRIQVCRLDGAFRRVLIYENLEEPRAIALAPTLGWMFWSDWSEKDPKIERASLDGTERVLIVQQNLGWPNGIALDVEVRKIYWCDAKLDRIEVANMDGSGRNVILSENLPHAFGLSLLGDYLYWTDWQRRSIDRANKLNGNDRTVIVEAFPDLMGLKVSKLHDVKGTNPCVTRNGGCSQLCLNRPKDYVCRCQIDYELDRDNRTCFIPSAFLLFSRHDTGSIGRISIDSHNHTDYAPFRSVIDAHYLDVDIADRRIYWASQKQKHISRAYINGSNVEKIVESGLIQPEGIAVDWLAHNIYWTDAEARRIEVARLDGSSRRILIWKGIEEPRNLILEPRRGLMYWAEWPSDSIRRAVMDGSELKTIISAANLAIGLTLDPDTRRLYWASQSSPTAIESAEWDGNRRKVLVKADTDNPFVPHAVTLYKDFVYWSDWNTGEIERANKTSGENRTIVHANLKYTNSLLAFHPNRQSGSNQCRTNNGGCTHLCLALGQRKMTCACPTHYTLNANRVSCSPPKNYIIFSQRNSFGRFMPNTTDSPDVPLPVTGKNIRAVEYDVLTRYVYWIDGRGPIIRRAFDNGTVAKVFIDPASSPFDMVIDPIGRLLFWSCSHTNTINITMLDGEIDRIGNVDIGSSEKPRSLALHPTKRLLFWTDVGPAQTIIRAKLDGSQRKELVSKLEGITALTLDPQSNRLFYAHGKRIDTMDIDGREIKTLVAEHISLVSSIAALNGYIYWLDERPGMERISVQGEYRRTEIQKIPHITDIVAVWTPEARALRNHTCNTARAKCSHICIGAPDDARSDDICACPQGLMLMKDRRSCGALPVCGPDHFTCAVTFSSNGLDGDNNKDCIPVSWRCDGQKDCPDRSDELDCPACRADQFKCQSGECIEKHFVCDGTTQCLDGYDEAVCCKNPEDFQCPTSKVCISYLNICDGDEHCANGEDEAPELCTEYNNRRMAPSGSKITMLIVVVIAVAVVFIAVYLLQTCRTRFGAGSSEPKEDQAAAPLSPGGINKNIRVSKLSSVADAVRMSTLNSRNSTNSYDRNHITGASSSTTNGSSLIGYPLNPPPSPATTAGSARYSSSYNPYKHYKIINQPPPPTPCSTDVCDESDSNYTSKSGRSRDRIGMTGGGGSLGGGGTSSSSGRGGGSCVKYKNHGADRYDSEPYPPPPTPRSHYHSDVGGMLPESCPPSPSSRSSTYFSPLPPPPSPDPSPSRGYS